CGCCCGCAAGGCGTTGAAATGTGCCGACATGGTGGGCCGCGACACCGGAAAGGCTTTGGCCAGTTCGCCGGCACTTTTGGGTCCGGACTTCAGCATCCGCAGGACTTCGCGTCGGGTCGGGTCGGACAGGGCTTTGAAAACATCACTCATGACAAGACATTTAGCTAATCATCAAATTGTTGTCAACAGGGCCGGACATGAAAACGCCCCGGAACCAGTCCGGGGCGAAAGCTATCAGGCCTGAACTGAACCTCAGCTCAATCCGACAGCGCCCTCATCATCCATGTCATCGGCGCTACGCCGCCCGCCCAGATCATCACCATCGGTATCGTCGCGCCGGCGGCGGCCGTCCTTGTGGGTTGAATAGCCGGTCATCCCGACGCCCCAGTCACGATCGAAGCCGTCGACGCCGCGATTGCGGAAATTGACCTTCCGGCCCGGACGCATCAGCCAGGCGTAAAGCCAGATTGCGGCGATCGCGCTGGCGAGGATCAGGATCAGGGCGAACCCGGCACCAGTCTCGCCTTGCGGCTGTAGGAAGATGCCGAAGAACCAGGCCAGGGCAACAAAAAGCGGTGCGCTGACCGAAATGGCGAAAAACTGGCGGATGAAGTGCGTACGCATGCGGGCCTCCCTGGTGTCATGCCGGCCGGCTTGATTCCGAACCGGCCTGATGTGTGATGAGTTGGTGTGCTGTGGCCCTCCTTTGGCCGAGGTCAGAATGCGCTGAAATCATGCCGAAAAAGGGGCAGTCCAGGCGGGACCGGCCGGGATTGTGTCCCCGCTGACAGGCAAGGCCCGGTCAGGCATCCTGGCGGTTATAGGTGAGCGCAAGGAAGACATCTTCCAGATCGGCCTCTTCGGTGCGCAAATCCTCGATCCGGCCACCGGCGGCGCGGAATTTCTCAATCATCTCGGCCACTGATTGCTGGCCATAGCGATAGGTGATTGCCAGGGCGCCATCGTCCCGGATCTCGGCATCATATTCGGCCAGTTCGGCGGGAACAGTGGTCAGGGCCTCGGCCGGCTCGATCACCAGCGTCTTGGAGTCCATGCGCTTGAGCAGGGTTTCCTTCGGCTCGCAGGCAATGACCTGGCCGTGATCGATGATGGCGATCTGGTCACACAGCTCCTGCGCTTCTTCCAGGTAGTGGGTGGTCAGTACGATCGTCGTGCCGCGCGCATGCAGCTCGCGCACATACTCCCAAAGCTGCCGCCGCAATTCGATGTCGACGCCGGCGGTGGGTTCATCGAGAACAAGGACGGGCGGGGTATGGACCATGGCCTTGGCCACCAGCAGGCGCCGCTTCATCCCGCCTGACAGTTGACGCACATAGGCATTGCGCTTGTCTGACAGTCCCACGGCTTCGAGCAATTCGTCGGTCTTTCGCTCGGCCTTGGGCACGCCGTAAAAACCGGCCATCAGCTCCAGCGCCTCATAAGGCGTGAAGAAAACGTCCATGTTGATTTCCTGCGGCACGACCCCGATCGCCGCCCGGGCGCCGCGACTGTCCTGGTCAATGTCTATGCCCCAGGTTTTCGCCGTGCCGCCGGTCTTCTTCACCAGGCCTGCAAAGATATTGATGAAGGTCGACTTGCCGGCTCCGTTGGGACCCAACAGGCCGAAGATCGAGCCGCGCGGCACCTTCAGGTCGACCCCTTTCAGCGCTTCCTTCGGTTCGGACAGTTTGGAACCGCGATAGGTTTTCCGCAGGCCTGTGGCTTCGAGGGCGAATTCGGGGAGGGTGTAGCTGTCGGACATGTCGCCTCGGAATTGACGGATGAGGGCCAAAGGCCATAACTAGGTTCAACACTTAGGGATCGTCATTCATCCTGTCCATGAGGGCTTGTCCATGGCCGACGCCGCCAATTCCGTACCGCCGTCCGAAATAATCGTCACCGACCAGCACCGCATGGCCTGCGACGGCGGTGGTGGCGCGCTGGGACATCCCCGCGTCTATCTGGAAATGGGCCAGGATGATTTCGTCGAATGCCCTTACTGCGACCGCCGTTTCGTGAGAACCGGTTCCGCCGAAGATCCGAACGCCTGACGGCGCACGTCAGACTGACGGGTCTGCAACAGACGGCTGGGGAGGCGTTCTGTGCCAGACACTGACACGACGCCCGCCCCGCGCGGCAAATCCACATCGCAGATCATCGGCCTGTTCGCCGGCATCGGTACTGCTGCCCTGTTGCAATTCCTGCCGCTGCCCGACGGTCTCAGCCGCGAAGCCTGGATGTTGGCATCCCTGGCCCTGCTGATGGCCTGCTGGTGGGCCACCGAAGCCATCCCGATCGCCGCTACCGCGCTGATCCCGATGGCGCTCTTCCCCTTTCTCGGCATCACCTCGACCGGGGCCGCAACCGCACCCTATGCCAGCCCGATCGTGATGCTGCTCCTGGGCGGCTTCATCGTCGCCCTGTCGATCGAGCGCTGGAACCTGCACACACGGATCGCCCTCAACATTGTCAGCGGCTTCGGTGGACGACCGGCCGCCCTCATTCTCGGCTTCATGCTGGCCTCGGCCCTGTTGTCGATGTGGATTTCCAACACCGCCACAACGCTGATGATGATCCCGATCGCCCTGCGCGTGGCCCAGGAGGTCGAACGCGAAGGCGTGTCGTCGAAATTCTTTGCCCCGGCCCTGGCGCTCGGCGTCGCCTATGCGGCCTCGATCGGCGGCATGGCGACCCCGGTCGGCACGCCGACCAACCTCATCGGCATTGGCTATCTGCAAAATGAGTTCGACATCTCGATCGATTTCGCCACCTGGATGGGAATCGGGTTGCCGGTGGTGATCATCCTGATCCCGATCGCCTGGTTCATCCTCACCCGTCTTGCCTTCAATCTGAAAGGCGGCGGCGACAGCCATGCCGCCAAGGAACTGGTCCGCACAGAGCTGGCCAAGCTGGGACCAATGACCCGACCGGAATGGCGGGTCGCGGCCCTGTTCGGCACGGTCGCAATCTTGTGGATGGGTCGGATACTGCCCGGCGAGCTGATCGGACAACCAGGCACCCAATGGGGTTGGAACCCGCTTCTCGCCAGTCTCGGCAACGCCCTCGACATGCCAGTCACCCTGGCGCTCGGCAACACGCAGATCGCCATTCTTGGCGCCCTTGCGACCTTCCTGGTTCCGGCCGGTGACCGCACGACCCGAAAGGGCGAGATGTTGATGGACTGGGCCGGCCTCGCCCGCCTGCCCTGGAATGTCGTGATCCTGTTCGGCGGCGGCCTCTCACTC
The window above is part of the Maricaulis maris MCS10 genome. Proteins encoded here:
- a CDS encoding autorepressor SdpR family transcription factor, yielding MSDVFKALSDPTRREVLRMLKSGPKSAGELAKAFPVSRPTMSAHFNALRAAGLVSTEKAGKSVIYHLNVSVLEEALLGFAGAFGLGSRPAPDASSERKE
- a CDS encoding ABC transporter ATP-binding protein, yielding MSDSYTLPEFALEATGLRKTYRGSKLSEPKEALKGVDLKVPRGSIFGLLGPNGAGKSTFINIFAGLVKKTGGTAKTWGIDIDQDSRGARAAIGVVPQEINMDVFFTPYEALELMAGFYGVPKAERKTDELLEAVGLSDKRNAYVRQLSGGMKRRLLVAKAMVHTPPVLVLDEPTAGVDIELRRQLWEYVRELHARGTTIVLTTHYLEEAQELCDQIAIIDHGQVIACEPKETLLKRMDSKTLVIEPAEALTTVPAELAEYDAEIRDDGALAITYRYGQQSVAEMIEKFRAAGGRIEDLRTEEADLEDVFLALTYNRQDA
- a CDS encoding zinc-finger domain-containing protein, giving the protein MADAANSVPPSEIIVTDQHRMACDGGGGALGHPRVYLEMGQDDFVECPYCDRRFVRTGSAEDPNA
- a CDS encoding SLC13 family permease, translating into MPDTDTTPAPRGKSTSQIIGLFAGIGTAALLQFLPLPDGLSREAWMLASLALLMACWWATEAIPIAATALIPMALFPFLGITSTGAATAPYASPIVMLLLGGFIVALSIERWNLHTRIALNIVSGFGGRPAALILGFMLASALLSMWISNTATTLMMIPIALRVAQEVEREGVSSKFFAPALALGVAYAASIGGMATPVGTPTNLIGIGYLQNEFDISIDFATWMGIGLPVVIILIPIAWFILTRLAFNLKGGGDSHAAKELVRTELAKLGPMTRPEWRVAALFGTVAILWMGRILPGELIGQPGTQWGWNPLLASLGNALDMPVTLALGNTQIAILGALATFLVPAGDRTTRKGEMLMDWAGLARLPWNVVILFGGGLSLAAALSSTGLADWLGGQMGFLADLPVPVLLLIFVTLVVFLTELTSNVATTTAFLPVLGVIAIEAGVPPQDLVVPVAIAASTAFMLPVATAPNAIVYASGAVTQWQMMKTGVRINFAAIAVIAGLSVLLG